Proteins from a single region of Lentimicrobium saccharophilum:
- the lon gene encoding endopeptidase La, translated as MTNDGFGLTELIENETEFIPLLSTEDEEQMNAEEVPETLPILPLRNTVLFPGVVIPITVGRDKSIRLIKDYYKGNRIIGAVAQKDVDIEDPSFKDLNEIGTIAYIIKLLQMPDGSTTAIIQGKKRFRILEMLQDDPYFIARVNQFDKVKPLVRDKKFNALISSVKDLAIQIINLSPSLPSDSVFAIRNIESPVFLVNFISSNLNISLEEKQKLLAIDDLIERANMVLGLLTRELQIIELKNQIQSKVKIDLDKQQRDYLLNQQLKTIQEELGDNPHTQEISDLREKAAKKRWPENVAEVFEKELTKLQRMNPAAMEYSMQLNYLEVLTDLPWNDFTVDNFDLKHAQKVLDKDHYGLETVKERIIEYLAVLKLKGDMKSPILCLFGPPGVGKTSLGKSVARAVNRNYIRMSLGGLRDEAEIRGHRKTYIGAMPGRILQSIKKAKASNPVFVLDEIDKVIGANINGDPSAALLEVLDPEQNNTFYDNFLELEYDLSKVMFIATANNLSTIHPALRDRMEVIEITGYLLEEKIEIARRHLVPKQLHEHGVKSGQLAFDKKIIELIIDAYTRESGVRELEKKIAKIIRHQARFIVSGDPYNPSVTVEDVHKILGPAKFNKEKDETPHAAGVVTGLAWTPVGGEILYVETSLSRGKGNMGLTGNLGDVMKESATLAFEYLKSHSDQLGLEPSVFEKWNVHLHVPEGATPKDGPSAGITMFTALASAFTQRLIKPRLAMTGEITLRGKVLPVGGIKEKILAARRAGIKEIILPADNKKDIEEIKPVYLKGLKIHYVEQMIDVLDLALMGKLASNPLKINY; from the coding sequence ATGACGAATGATGGTTTCGGTTTGACCGAACTGATTGAAAATGAAACTGAATTTATTCCGCTCCTCTCTACCGAAGATGAAGAGCAGATGAATGCGGAGGAGGTACCTGAAACGCTGCCGATTCTTCCCTTGCGCAATACGGTATTGTTTCCCGGAGTTGTAATCCCTATCACGGTTGGCCGTGATAAATCTATCCGTTTGATCAAGGATTATTATAAAGGAAACCGGATCATCGGGGCTGTTGCACAGAAAGATGTTGATATTGAGGATCCATCGTTTAAAGACCTCAATGAAATAGGAACCATTGCCTACATCATCAAGTTGCTGCAAATGCCTGACGGGAGCACAACTGCCATTATTCAGGGGAAAAAGCGTTTCCGCATTCTTGAGATGCTTCAGGATGATCCCTATTTTATTGCCAGGGTCAATCAGTTTGACAAGGTGAAACCACTGGTGCGTGATAAGAAATTCAACGCTTTGATTTCGTCTGTAAAAGACCTTGCAATTCAGATCATTAATTTATCCCCGAGCCTGCCTTCTGATTCGGTTTTTGCGATCCGAAACATTGAAAGTCCTGTTTTTCTTGTAAATTTTATATCATCCAACCTTAATATTTCGCTTGAAGAAAAGCAGAAACTGCTTGCCATCGATGACCTTATTGAACGGGCAAATATGGTTCTTGGGCTTCTGACCCGGGAACTTCAGATTATAGAACTTAAAAATCAGATTCAAAGTAAAGTCAAGATCGATCTTGACAAGCAGCAGCGCGATTACTTGCTTAACCAGCAACTCAAAACCATACAGGAAGAACTGGGCGATAATCCGCATACGCAGGAAATTTCTGACTTAAGGGAAAAAGCTGCAAAAAAGCGTTGGCCTGAAAATGTGGCAGAGGTCTTTGAGAAGGAATTGACAAAATTGCAGCGCATGAATCCGGCGGCCATGGAATATTCCATGCAGTTGAATTATCTTGAGGTATTGACTGACCTTCCGTGGAACGATTTCACGGTGGACAATTTTGACCTTAAACATGCACAAAAGGTATTGGATAAGGATCATTACGGACTTGAAACCGTGAAGGAGCGCATTATTGAATATCTGGCTGTACTGAAGCTGAAAGGAGATATGAAATCGCCCATCCTTTGTCTGTTTGGCCCTCCGGGGGTTGGAAAAACTTCTCTCGGAAAGTCAGTGGCAAGGGCGGTGAACAGGAATTACATCCGGATGTCGTTGGGTGGCCTGCGCGATGAAGCTGAAATCAGGGGACACAGGAAAACATACATTGGTGCGATGCCTGGCAGAATATTGCAGAGCATTAAGAAGGCCAAAGCGTCAAATCCGGTTTTTGTGCTGGATGAAATTGATAAGGTAATCGGAGCAAATATCAATGGCGATCCTTCGGCTGCCCTGCTCGAAGTGCTTGATCCGGAGCAGAACAATACTTTCTACGATAATTTCTTGGAACTTGAATATGACTTATCAAAGGTGATGTTTATTGCAACCGCAAACAACCTCAGTACTATACACCCGGCCCTGCGCGACAGAATGGAAGTAATTGAGATTACAGGTTATCTGCTGGAGGAAAAAATTGAAATCGCACGCCGGCACCTGGTACCCAAGCAACTGCATGAACATGGCGTTAAATCCGGTCAGCTTGCGTTCGATAAAAAGATTATCGAACTCATTATCGACGCATACACCCGCGAATCAGGCGTCAGGGAACTGGAGAAGAAGATCGCCAAAATCATCAGGCATCAGGCGAGATTTATCGTTAGCGGAGATCCATATAATCCCTCTGTAACGGTTGAAGATGTTCATAAAATTCTTGGTCCGGCGAAGTTCAATAAAGAAAAAGATGAAACTCCTCATGCTGCAGGTGTGGTTACCGGATTGGCATGGACCCCGGTAGGCGGCGAGATTTTGTACGTGGAAACCAGCCTGAGCCGAGGGAAAGGGAACATGGGATTAACAGGGAATCTCGGAGATGTAATGAAGGAATCAGCAACCCTGGCCTTTGAATACCTTAAGTCGCATAGCGATCAACTCGGCCTTGAACCTTCGGTTTTTGAAAAATGGAATGTTCATCTTCACGTTCCGGAAGGGGCTACCCCCAAAGACGGTCCTTCGGCCGGAATCACCATGTTCACAGCGCTGGCTTCGGCATTTACCCAGCGATTAATCAAGCCCCGGCTTGCGATGACCGGTGAAATTACCCTGCGTGGTAAAGTGCTTCCGGTTGGCGGGATAAAGGAAAAAATTCTGGCCGCCCGCAGAGCCGGCATAAAAGAGATTATTCTGCCTGCAGATAACAAAAAGGACATTGAGGAAATCAAGCCGGTGTATCTGAAAGGGCTGAAAATCCACTATGTTGAACAGATGATTGATGTGCTTGATCTGGCCCTTATGGGGAAGCTTGCATCAAACCCATTGAAAATCAATTATTAA